The Dehalogenimonas sp. 4OHTPN genome window below encodes:
- a CDS encoding 50S ribosomal protein L25: MDKIAVKLSPRVTTGKKTRFLRRSGVTPCHLFGHNLASESLQAATSELERVIAVAGTTRLVALEAGGKKTRMAFVREIQRTPVGGDLLHVDFYQVNMDEPIKAEIPLHLTGDAPALKTKGRILVHPMGHIEVESLPAKLPATISVNLSTLENLDDAIHVRDLVVDPAVTILTDGDQLVAKVSEISVKAEEAEVVTPTAEGAPAGTEAAAAAEGAEAKKE, encoded by the coding sequence ATGGATAAAATAGCTGTTAAGCTCTCACCGCGAGTCACTACCGGTAAAAAGACTCGTTTCCTGCGCCGTTCCGGCGTCACCCCATGCCATCTTTTCGGCCACAACCTGGCTTCGGAATCCCTTCAGGCCGCTACCAGCGAACTGGAGCGCGTCATCGCCGTGGCCGGCACCACCCGCCTGGTAGCCCTGGAAGCCGGCGGCAAGAAAACGCGCATGGCTTTCGTCCGCGAAATCCAGCGGACCCCCGTCGGCGGTGACCTGCTGCACGTTGATTTCTACCAGGTGAATATGGATGAACCAATTAAAGCCGAGATCCCGCTGCACCTGACCGGCGATGCTCCGGCGCTGAAGACCAAGGGGCGCATCCTGGTCCACCCGATGGGTCATATCGAAGTTGAAAGCCTGCCGGCCAAACTGCCGGCCACTATCAGCGTCAACCTATCTACGCTGGAAAACCTCGACGACGCCATCCACGTCCGCGATTTGGTCGTCGATCCTGCGGTCACCATACTGACCGACGGCGATCAGCTGGTGGCAAAGGTTTCCGAGATTTCGGTCAAGGCTGAAGAGGCCGAGGTAGTCACCCCGACCGCCGAGGGCGCCCCGGCCGGAACCGAAGCGGCTGCGGCCGCCGAAGGCGCCGAAGCCAAAAAAGAGTAG
- a CDS encoding hemolysin III family protein — protein sequence MGAPAIIVPLRRCHIVANRSERFAFYSHLGGAAAFVIGLLVLLALTWGRWDYLAVITVYGVAASILFSFSAVYHALKRKDNETSIWRKLDHIAIFIMIAGSYTPLVYIYLDGAWRWSMIVIPWSLVAFGVFFKLFWIRAPRVISPIMYLGMGWLALVPLRELWLSMPPPAFWGLVAGGVAYSIGAVIYALKRPNPFPGVFGFHDIFHLWIIIGALIHFGVVLGAVL from the coding sequence GTGGGCGCCCCGGCTATAATAGTCCCTCTGCGGAGGTGTCATATCGTCGCCAACAGATCCGAGCGTTTTGCTTTTTACTCCCATCTGGGCGGCGCGGCCGCTTTTGTTATCGGTTTGCTGGTGCTGCTCGCCCTGACATGGGGCCGCTGGGACTACCTGGCGGTGATCACCGTTTACGGCGTGGCGGCTTCAATCCTGTTTTCCTTCAGCGCCGTTTATCATGCCCTCAAGCGAAAGGATAATGAGACCTCCATCTGGCGCAAACTGGATCACATAGCTATCTTCATCATGATCGCCGGTAGCTACACGCCGCTGGTTTATATCTACCTCGACGGCGCCTGGCGGTGGAGCATGATCGTCATTCCCTGGTCTTTAGTGGCTTTCGGCGTCTTTTTTAAGCTGTTCTGGATCCGGGCGCCGCGGGTGATTTCGCCGATTATGTACCTGGGCATGGGGTGGCTGGCGCTGGTGCCTCTCAGGGAATTGTGGCTCTCCATGCCGCCCCCCGCTTTCTGGGGCCTCGTCGCCGGCGGCGTCGCCTACAGCATCGGCGCTGTTATTTATGCCCTGAAACGCCCCAACCCTTTTCCGGGCGTCTTCGGCTTTCACGACATCTTCCACCTGTGGATCATCATCGGGGCGCTCATCCACTTCGGCGTCGTCCTGGGCGCGGTGCTCTAA
- the metF gene encoding methylenetetrahydrofolate reductase [NAD(P)H], whose protein sequence is MNVRDIYNKKGIVFSFELFPPKTEEAAEELFTTIKDLKPLELSCVSVTYGAGGSTRELTHDLLVRIHKETDLTVISHLTCVGSTRQEICQILEKYRASGIENILALRGDPPKGQTSFVPEVGGFSYAIELVRFIKDNFPEMGVGVAGYPEGHPQTPNRLTEIQYLKAKVDAGADYICTQLFFDNRDFYDFRERCALAGIDVPIVAGISPITSVKMMRRMADLAAGTHFPAPLLRAIERAENEECVRDVGVHWAAEQVRDLVDKGVDGIHFYTLNKSDATLQIYKSLGVTSSKKLA, encoded by the coding sequence ATGAACGTCCGCGATATCTACAACAAAAAAGGCATCGTTTTCAGCTTCGAACTGTTCCCGCCCAAGACCGAGGAAGCGGCCGAAGAGCTGTTCACCACCATCAAAGACCTCAAGCCGCTGGAGCTTTCCTGCGTCTCCGTGACCTACGGCGCCGGCGGCTCGACGCGGGAACTGACCCATGACCTGCTCGTCCGCATCCACAAGGAGACCGATCTCACCGTCATCTCCCACCTGACCTGTGTCGGCTCGACGCGGCAGGAGATCTGCCAGATTCTGGAAAAATACCGCGCATCAGGCATCGAAAACATCCTCGCCCTCCGCGGCGACCCGCCCAAGGGGCAGACCAGCTTCGTGCCGGAGGTCGGCGGCTTCAGCTACGCCATCGAGCTGGTCCGGTTCATCAAAGACAATTTTCCGGAGATGGGCGTCGGCGTGGCCGGCTACCCGGAAGGCCACCCCCAGACCCCCAACCGCCTCACCGAGATCCAGTACCTGAAGGCCAAGGTGGACGCCGGGGCGGACTATATCTGCACCCAGCTTTTCTTCGACAACCGCGACTTCTATGATTTTCGCGAGCGCTGTGCCCTGGCCGGCATCGACGTGCCCATCGTCGCCGGCATCTCGCCTATCACCTCGGTCAAGATGATGAGAAGAATGGCCGACCTGGCCGCCGGCACCCATTTCCCGGCGCCGCTCTTACGCGCCATCGAACGGGCGGAGAACGAGGAGTGCGTCAGGGACGTGGGCGTCCATTGGGCGGCGGAGCAGGTGCGGGACCTGGTGGACAAGGGCGTTGACGGCATCCACTTCTACACTCTGAACAAGTCCGACGCCACCCTTCAGATCTACAAATCGCTGGGCGTTACAAGTTCCAAGAAACTAGCGTAG
- a CDS encoding ABC transporter permease, with translation MNKTAIIFKHEFMTLIRRTGFIIMTLAIPLLALVFIAGGEILSAITGGGEPGPAETVEIGYVDPSSVIAGHEEQGFIKFIRFESIEAANSTLVAGDIAEYIVIDPNYLDSGAVARFTPSRELEVPGDRFVAIRDFLLDNLLGPAVSPDLLDRAKVPLNLSSILVDPETGLPSEDQGGFAALVLPYLFSILLVMAIFTSSGYLLQGLAEEKENRVMEVLLSSVSARELITGKVLGLGAAGLAQMAVWLLSARFLADMASQNFADILGALEVSVYFVTVALAYFILGYLLYAIIMAAVGSITSTVRESQQLATIFSLLAVSPLWGLVFLVENPDHPAAVFLTLFPFTAPIATIIRIGATEIPFWQIGASMALMAATTVGLLLLSAKVFRAFLLMYGKTPKLGEIVRMLRQA, from the coding sequence ATGAACAAGACCGCCATCATCTTCAAGCATGAATTCATGACCCTCATCCGGCGCACCGGCTTCATCATCATGACCCTGGCCATCCCGCTGCTGGCCCTGGTCTTCATCGCCGGCGGCGAAATCCTGTCCGCCATCACCGGCGGCGGCGAGCCTGGCCCGGCCGAGACGGTGGAAATCGGTTACGTCGACCCGTCATCAGTCATCGCCGGCCACGAGGAGCAGGGCTTCATCAAGTTCATCCGCTTTGAGTCGATCGAGGCGGCCAACAGCACCCTTGTCGCCGGAGACATCGCCGAATATATCGTCATCGACCCGAACTACCTCGACAGCGGCGCTGTCGCCCGCTTCACGCCGTCCCGCGAACTGGAAGTGCCAGGCGACCGCTTCGTTGCCATCCGCGACTTCCTGCTGGACAACCTGCTCGGCCCGGCGGTCTCCCCGGACCTGCTGGACCGCGCAAAAGTGCCTCTGAACCTTTCCAGCATCCTCGTTGACCCGGAGACCGGCCTGCCGTCCGAGGACCAGGGCGGCTTCGCGGCGCTGGTCCTGCCGTACCTGTTCAGCATCCTCTTGGTCATGGCTATCTTCACCTCCTCCGGCTACCTGCTGCAAGGCCTGGCCGAGGAGAAGGAGAACCGGGTCATGGAGGTGCTGCTGTCTTCGGTATCTGCCAGGGAGCTTATCACCGGTAAGGTGCTGGGGCTGGGCGCCGCCGGGCTGGCGCAGATGGCGGTGTGGCTGCTGTCTGCCCGTTTCCTGGCCGATATGGCTTCCCAGAATTTTGCCGATATCCTGGGGGCGCTGGAGGTGTCGGTCTACTTTGTCACTGTCGCCCTGGCGTATTTTATCCTGGGATACCTGCTGTATGCCATTATCATGGCCGCCGTCGGCTCCATTACTTCCACCGTGCGGGAAAGCCAGCAGCTGGCCACCATCTTCAGCCTGCTGGCGGTATCGCCGCTGTGGGGGCTGGTCTTTCTGGTGGAAAACCCGGACCACCCGGCGGCGGTTTTCCTGACGCTCTTTCCGTTCACCGCGCCTATCGCTACCATCATCCGCATCGGCGCTACAGAGATTCCGTTCTGGCAGATCGGCGCCAGCATGGCTCTCATGGCAGCCACTACTGTAGGGCTGCTGCTTCTGTCCGCTAAGGTCTTCCGCGCTTTCCTGCTGATGTACGGCAAGACACCGAAGCTTGGTGAAATTGTGCGCATGCTGCGGCAGGCATAG
- a CDS encoding GIY-YIG nuclease family protein, producing MSKDERSTNNQTRYFWVYILRCSDGSYYTGHTDNLEVRMYAHYNGTIQSCYTFKRRPLALVFSQEFSTREEALSVERRIKGWTRKKKEAMIRGDWVEVSRLSKSSVHGSTSSPRTDENVEFRLA from the coding sequence CTGTCGAAGGATGAACGGAGCACAAACAACCAAACGAGATACTTCTGGGTTTATATTCTAAGGTGTTCGGATGGCAGTTATTACACCGGACATACGGATAACCTCGAAGTCCGAATGTACGCTCATTATAACGGCACAATCCAAAGTTGTTACACGTTTAAGCGCCGCCCTTTGGCCCTGGTTTTCAGCCAGGAATTTTCAACTCGGGAAGAAGCCCTTTCGGTGGAACGAAGGATTAAGGGGTGGACCCGAAAGAAGAAGGAAGCCATGATCCGGGGCGATTGGGTCGAGGTGTCACGCCTGTCCAAGTCATCCGTTCATGGTTCGACAAGCTCACCACGAACGGATGAAAATGTTGAATTCCGTTTGGCCTGA
- a CDS encoding ATP-binding cassette domain-containing protein, whose amino-acid sequence MQAVKLSGVTKTYGEKKVVDGVSFEVNPGEIFALIGPNGAGKSTTIRMMMDIIKPDSGDILIMGEHLAEKSKNCIGYLPEERGLYRKLRIMDTIAYLASLKGADRAAAAGRAQALLKKFDLYDHRHKKIEELSKGMGQLIQFVVTVAHDPGLVILDEPFAGLDPVNSRLLKTTIKELRAEGKAIILSTHRMNEVQEMCDRLFMINKGQQVLYGALTDIRRQYKSHAVIIESPVPLPGALPGVVERRAVGPAFELELDGATEPQTILELLVQSSIPVERFEVALPSLDEIFVRVVKKP is encoded by the coding sequence ATGCAGGCAGTAAAACTTTCAGGCGTCACCAAGACCTACGGCGAGAAAAAGGTGGTGGACGGGGTATCGTTCGAGGTCAACCCCGGAGAGATATTCGCCTTGATCGGTCCCAACGGCGCCGGCAAATCCACCACCATCCGGATGATGATGGATATCATCAAACCGGACTCCGGCGATATCCTCATCATGGGCGAGCATCTTGCCGAAAAGTCCAAGAACTGCATCGGCTACCTGCCTGAGGAACGCGGCCTGTACCGCAAACTCCGCATCATGGATACCATCGCCTATTTGGCTTCCCTCAAGGGTGCCGACCGCGCCGCCGCCGCCGGCCGCGCCCAAGCGCTGCTCAAGAAGTTCGACCTTTACGACCACCGGCATAAGAAGATCGAGGAGTTGTCCAAGGGCATGGGCCAGCTCATCCAGTTCGTCGTCACCGTCGCCCACGACCCGGGGCTGGTCATCCTGGACGAGCCTTTCGCCGGTTTGGACCCGGTCAACTCCCGCCTGCTCAAGACGACCATCAAGGAACTCCGCGCCGAGGGCAAAGCCATTATCCTGTCGACCCACCGCATGAACGAGGTCCAGGAAATGTGCGACCGGCTGTTCATGATCAACAAAGGCCAGCAGGTCCTTTACGGGGCGTTGACCGACATCCGCCGCCAGTATAAAAGCCATGCCGTCATCATCGAAAGCCCTGTCCCGCTGCCTGGAGCGCTGCCAGGCGTCGTCGAGCGGCGGGCCGTCGGGCCGGCTTTCGAACTTGAACTGGATGGAGCCACCGAGCCGCAGACTATCTTAGAGCTTCTGGTACAAAGCAGCATCCCGGTAGAGCGCTTTGAGGTGGCTTTACCCTCGCTCGATGAAATCTTCGTCCGGGTGGTGAAGAAGCCATGA
- a CDS encoding helix-turn-helix domain-containing protein encodes MPSFTIPQAAAKLGVSTRTIRRYIKAGKLRADLVNGPFGEEYRIRELPDDLKKLETPDNFTALDRHDPFAGASSEAVAVLRDLQEKNLALAAQLGAATERIRQLESQLKQVTDGRPPRTPWWQRWYAGLKARFSSKPKTEKTAAGAPPEQVETIF; translated from the coding sequence ATGCCCAGCTTCACCATTCCCCAGGCCGCCGCCAAGTTGGGCGTCTCGACGCGCACCATCCGCCGCTATATCAAGGCCGGCAAACTGCGGGCTGATCTGGTCAACGGCCCTTTCGGCGAGGAATATCGTATCCGGGAACTGCCGGACGATCTAAAAAAACTTGAAACCCCGGATAATTTTACCGCCCTCGACAGGCATGATCCCTTCGCCGGCGCCTCCTCGGAAGCCGTGGCAGTGCTTCGCGATCTGCAGGAGAAAAACCTGGCGCTGGCCGCCCAGCTCGGAGCGGCGACCGAGCGCATCCGTCAACTTGAAAGCCAGTTGAAACAGGTCACCGACGGCAGACCGCCCCGGACCCCCTGGTGGCAAAGGTGGTACGCGGGGCTAAAGGCGCGGTTCTCGAGTAAGCCGAAAACAGAGAAAACAGCCGCCGGCGCGCCGCCGGAACAGGTGGAAACTATATTCTGA
- a CDS encoding YdeI/OmpD-associated family protein, whose protein sequence is MAETATPMPEFDAVIQSPPDAPKAAYIHVPFDVKEVFGTRARVAVKGTFDNREYRGTIQPMTGGHVIGLSAGMRKALGKTTGDTIHVTMEMDSEERAVEIPADLSTALDSRPAARDHFNKLPYSHQKEYVEHITEAKKPETRARRVEKTVETLARAPLER, encoded by the coding sequence ATGGCCGAGACCGCAACCCCGATGCCTGAGTTCGACGCCGTCATCCAGAGCCCGCCCGACGCCCCAAAGGCTGCTTATATCCACGTGCCGTTCGACGTGAAAGAGGTGTTCGGCACCAGGGCCCGAGTGGCCGTCAAGGGCACGTTCGATAACCGGGAGTACCGGGGCACCATCCAGCCCATGACAGGCGGCCATGTCATAGGCCTGAGCGCCGGGATGAGAAAAGCACTGGGCAAAACCACCGGCGACACGATTCATGTTACGATGGAAATGGATTCCGAAGAACGCGCCGTGGAGATCCCAGCCGACCTGTCGACAGCCCTGGACAGCCGGCCGGCCGCCCGGGACCATTTCAACAAACTGCCTTACAGCCACCAGAAGGAATACGTCGAGCACATCACCGAGGCGAAGAAGCCAGAGACCCGGGCGCGGCGGGTTGAGAAGACGGTGGAAACGCTGGCGCGAGCACCCCTTGAGCGATGA